The Campylobacter sp. CN_NE2 region ACTTGGTTGGAGTGCGATTATACTTGGATTTATCGGCATTGCGTTAGTGGTTCAGCCAAATATCGGTATCACAGCAAACGATCTTATCGGCATTGGCGGGGGAATTTGCATGGGTATGGCACTAACTAGTGTGCGGGAGCTTCGCAAATACTATTCTGCAAATATGATAATTTTATCGTTTATGTTTTTTGGCGTTTTGACGATGAGTGTTTTACTTGTTTTGGGCGAATTTGGCATTGGCGAGTTTAAATTTGTATTTCCAAACCTTTTTGGCTGGGTTTTGATTGCTCTTGTGGGGCTTGGCGGGTATTATTATCAAGTTTATCTCACAAAAGCCTACGCTGCGACCAAAAAAGCAGGAATTCCAGCTGCTATTAGCTATATGGATATTATTTTTAGTATGATTTTAGGGCTACTTCTTGGCGATGCGTTGCCAAATAATGTCGCGCTTTTGGGAATTGCGACGATTATTTTTAGCGGACTTTTGATCGCAAAAGAGAAATAATGAAATTTTTTCCACAAAAACGCACCAAATTTAACCCTTTTTTCTTAACGCATTTGTGCGTTTATTTCTCGCTAATGGCGGCGTTTTATAACTCGCTAATTGGCGTTATTAGCAAACTTTTAAGCTCTGAAATGAGTAGTTTTGAAATCGTATTTTTTCGTAACTTTTTTGGGCTAATCATCGTTATTTGGGTGCTTTTTAAACAAAAAGATTGCAACTTTTTTAGCGGCGGGCATTTGGGTTTTCTCATTTTTCGTGGCGTTATCGGGCTTTGTGGTATGAGTGCATTTTTTTACAATATCGCAAATACCGATCTTGGAACTGCTTTTTCACTTTATAAAACTGCACCTGTTTGGACGGCGTTAATAGCGGCATATTTTTTCGGCGAAAAATTAAGCAATCTTGCATGGTTTGCGATAATCTTAGGCTTTGTCGGCTTTGCGATGATAGTCCAACCGCAATTTGGCATAAAAACCACCGACATCGTCGGTATCGTGGGCGGTTTATGCAGTGGTTTAGCGCTAGTTAGTGTGCATGAACTGCGAAAATATTACTCGGCAAACACAATCGTGCTTTCATATATGCTAAGCGGTAGCGTTATAATGGGACTTGTGCTTTTGCTTGGCGAATTTGATATAACGCCCGTTAAATTCGTCTTTCCAAGCGCCAAAGGTTGGCTTTATATGGGCTTAATCGCC contains the following coding sequences:
- a CDS encoding DMT family transporter; its protein translation is MPYNPFIMRHLSIYFMLLACFHFATLGALSKILSEQMSSVEIVFFRNLIGLIIILIALNKDRNFGHGGKPVLLIFRGVIGSIGLLLFFYNVAHIDLGTAFTFQKTSPIYIALFSYFLLKERLSALGWSAIILGFIGIALVVQPNIGITANDLIGIGGGICMGMALTSVRELRKYYSANMIILSFMFFGVLTMSVLLVLGEFGIGEFKFVFPNLFGWVLIALVGLGGYYYQVYLTKAYAATKKAGIPAAISYMDIIFSMILGLLLGDALPNNVALLGIATIIFSGLLIAKEK
- a CDS encoding DMT family transporter, encoding MKFFPQKRTKFNPFFLTHLCVYFSLMAAFYNSLIGVISKLLSSEMSSFEIVFFRNFFGLIIVIWVLFKQKDCNFFSGGHLGFLIFRGVIGLCGMSAFFYNIANTDLGTAFSLYKTAPVWTALIAAYFFGEKLSNLAWFAIILGFVGFAMIVQPQFGIKTTDIVGIVGGLCSGLALVSVHELRKYYSANTIVLSYMLSGSVIMGLVLLLGEFDITPVKFVFPSAKGWLYMGLIAVGGYLFQLYLTKSYAATRKAGIPAAIGYTEILFSLALGLLLGDKLPNLLGLCGICVIIISGILIAKEK